The following proteins are co-located in the Bordetella bronchialis genome:
- a CDS encoding integration host factor subunit alpha codes for MLSEPRTLTKAELAELLFERVGLNKREAKDIVDTFFEEIRDALARGDSVKLSGFGNFQVRDKPPRPGRNPKTGETIPIAARRVVTFHASQKLKSIVENTATPEPSSAD; via the coding sequence ATGCTTTCCGAGCCACGCACATTGACCAAGGCCGAACTCGCGGAACTACTGTTCGAACGGGTGGGTTTGAACAAGCGCGAGGCCAAGGACATTGTCGACACCTTTTTCGAGGAGATCCGCGATGCCCTGGCCCGCGGAGACTCCGTCAAGCTGTCTGGGTTCGGCAATTTCCAGGTGCGCGACAAACCGCCGCGCCCGGGACGCAATCCCAAGACCGGCGAGACCATTCCCATCGCCGCCCGCCGCGTGGTGACTTTCCACGCGAGCCAGAAGTTGAAGAGCATCGTCGAAAACACCGCGACGCCCGAACCGTCGTCGGCCGACTGA
- a CDS encoding scabin-related ADP-ribosyltransferase has translation MRSLALRIAMAVQSVFLAYGLGTPAAAAPEIVYRVDARAPTEIFANGFRPWGDNDDVLAHVAGKTTAIGSRSSAFVATTEDMNQALRFLNFFSSANQGSTYWLYRIYTDDSFYSTNVTLESIYKTPPRYRNYDDAVVTAARTLYATFQVQKEWLAKGGIASNLIIDAASYQWDGSTNEIKPAGARTNGNASKPASPATDQAYDFTPQEIATYSYIKQSSCNVITDDFCPAHDERKIRAAGSTCLGQPMDQSRYATPRSCGMVWLNVLMHPWVIFMTVFPESWSAWPL, from the coding sequence ATGAGATCGCTTGCACTCCGGATCGCGATGGCGGTCCAGTCGGTTTTCCTTGCATACGGCCTGGGTACCCCGGCCGCGGCGGCGCCTGAAATCGTATACCGGGTGGATGCCCGGGCCCCGACGGAGATCTTCGCCAACGGCTTCCGGCCATGGGGCGACAACGATGACGTGCTGGCTCACGTCGCTGGAAAAACCACCGCGATAGGCAGCAGGAGTTCCGCATTCGTCGCCACGACGGAAGACATGAACCAGGCGCTGCGCTTCCTGAATTTTTTCTCGTCCGCGAACCAGGGCTCGACGTATTGGTTATATCGGATCTATACGGACGACTCGTTCTACAGCACCAACGTTACGTTGGAGAGCATCTACAAAACGCCGCCGCGCTACCGCAATTACGACGACGCCGTCGTCACCGCTGCCAGGACGCTGTACGCCACCTTTCAGGTCCAGAAAGAGTGGCTGGCCAAAGGCGGGATTGCGTCGAACCTGATTATCGATGCCGCCTCATACCAATGGGACGGCAGCACCAACGAAATCAAGCCAGCCGGCGCCAGGACCAACGGCAATGCCAGCAAACCGGCCAGTCCCGCGACCGACCAGGCGTACGACTTCACGCCCCAAGAAATCGCGACGTACTCGTACATCAAGCAGTCGAGTTGTAATGTGATTACCGACGACTTCTGTCCGGCCCATGATGAACGCAAGATAAGAGCAGCCGGATCGACCTGCCTGGGTCAACCCATGGACCAGAGTCGATATGCGACCCCGCGCTCATGCGGGATGGTTTGGCTAAACGTGCTGATGCATCCTTGGGTGATCTTCATGACCGTGTTTCCGGAGTCGTGGTCGGCGTGGCCGCTATAA